One stretch of Medicago truncatula cultivar Jemalong A17 unplaced genomic scaffold, MtrunA17r5.0-ANR MtrunA17Chr0c05, whole genome shotgun sequence DNA includes these proteins:
- the LOC25481074 gene encoding uncharacterized protein, with product MESPYVVVRDATPVDLFKILMDAIFPNVDVKTLANGKILQVAEDKLLGVILGFIVFDNGELKRTGYGHITSLFINRIFQRKGHATRLVTNAEMDLDKQGAAYVSVSVQTTDTEALLFFKKMGYEQEEAVTSNNIDGNNDANVVTPTFV from the exons ATGGAGTCCCCGTATGTGGTCGTAAGAGACGCAACACCTGTTGACCTATTTAAGATTCTTATGGATGCTATTTTCCCTAACGTCGATGTTAAAACTTTGGCGAATGGTAAGATTCTTCAAGTCGCCGAGGATAAGCTCCTAGGCGTTATCCTCGGTTTCATTGTCTTTGATAATGGTGAACTGAAGCGTACTGGTTATGGTCATATCACTTCCCTCTTCATTAACCGTATCTTTCAGAGAAAAGGACACGCTACTCGACTTGTGACCAATGCCGAAATGGACTTGGACAAG CAAGGTGCTGCTTACGTCTCAGTGTCCGTCCAGACGACAGACACCGAAGCATTACTCTTCTTCAAAAAGATGGGGTATGAGCAGGAGGAGGCGGTGACGAGCAATAATATTGATGGGAATAATGATGCTAatgttgtaacgcccactttcgtttaa